From the genome of Prionailurus bengalensis isolate Pbe53 chromosome D1, Fcat_Pben_1.1_paternal_pri, whole genome shotgun sequence:
ATGGTGATAATGGGCATTCCAATGTCAATGGCCACAAGGATGAAGACCACCAGTTCATTTACATAAGTGCTGTTGCAGGACAGCTCGAGGAGAGGAAGGATGTCACACATGAAATGATTGAgaaggttgtcagcacagaaggTCAGACTTGCTATGCTTCCCGTATGGACCATAGCCCCTGAAAGCCCCATCACGTAGACACCCAACAAAAGGAATAGACATACCTGAGGAGACATGGTGACCATGTACACCAATGGTttacagatggccacatagcggtcatatGCCATCACTGACAGGAGGAAGGACTCAGAAATgacaaagaagcagaagaaaaagagttGAGTCATACACTCTGCATGCAAGATGATGTTCTTCTTTGAGACAAAACTCTTCAGCATTTTGGGGGTGATGGTAGTGGAGTAGCAGAAATCTATTAAGGAGAGGTTgaagaggaaaaagtacatgggggtgtgtaGGCAAGAATTCAACCGAATCAGGGCTATCAAGGCCAGGTTTCCCAGCACAGTGACCATGTAGAAACctagaaacaggaagaagagagggatcTGGAGTTCCAGCTGGTCTGTTAAACCTGTAAGGATAAACTCTGTCACAGAAGAGTTCTTAGCTGCCATTCTCCTCTTGGGGATGAGTGGAGCAAGGACagtctggagaaaagaaaagagaaccagTTAGACAGAAAGAAATACCACCACTCACCCAGGATCCATCCCCCATTCTGAAGAACGGAATCCACAGAGAGATTTGAACGTTAAGACAGATGGTAGGAAGGCTTTTACTGTTTGTTATGGATCTGTCCTACAGCCCAAGTGACTTTATCTTCCAGAGAGAACAGTTAGAGTCTAAACTTTGCCTCCAGAGAGAAAACAGTAATTTATTCATATcccaattcattaaaaaataagacagataTCTTTTAGATCTTTAAGTTAGTCCATTTTCTATGTCCTTCTATCTCCTTCCTGTGCTTCCATTGCTAAACCCTGGGCCTCTTCCCAGAAGAGAGTCCTGTCAAAAGACACTGCGACCCCTCGAACCCCCACCACTGGGTCACTGCTGTCAAATCAAGAAGGTGCGGCCACATTTTTACAATCTCTCCTAGCTCAAGTGGGTTTAGGtttcatgataattttttaaagctagcACCTACTTAAGTGGTTCCTATGAGATGCTAGGCACTAAGAGCTGTATGACaatattattatccctattttgcagatgagacaaCAAAGTCCTCAAAATACTGGGGTGCGGCCAGAAGGTGGACTTTAGCAGTCTGACTCTCAGGTGTACCCTCATAACCACTATGGTACATGACTGACAGGGTTAGGAAGTCACTCACCTTCCTTCAGTTTAGAGCTGTAATGCTATACTCTACTGTTTCTTGTCCACAATTGTCCTGCGATAGAAAATTACCATAATGAATAGAAAATGGTAGGTTGAGCTAAGAACCCTCCCCTTCCAATCTGATCTAAAGGATCAGAAGCCCTAATTTATCTTGTAGCCATTTCTACACTGAAGAACATGATTTCCAGTTGTTAATTTGGAAGCTATAACTATAAGGAAGGAGATGCGCCTTTTCCAGACCAGAGAATAACAGGAAATAAGAAGTTTTATTCGGATTACAGATCTCAGTGGCCTAATTATTAAGACAAAGACTCCCTCAAAACCATTTCCTCAGAGATTATTTTCCCAAAGGAATAAGAAGTGTTTATTTATACCCTTAATATTGGTTGATTTGGCTTTTAGAGACAATTATTTCCACAGACATTTATCCAgtactattaaaagaaaattcattgtggaaaaaaaatta
Proteins encoded in this window:
- the LOC122482522 gene encoding olfactory receptor 8B12-like translates to MAAKNSSVTEFILTGLTDQLELQIPLFFLFLGFYMVTVLGNLALIALIRLNSCLHTPMYFFLFNLSLIDFCYSTTITPKMLKSFVSKKNIILHAECMTQLFFFCFFVISESFLLSVMAYDRYVAICKPLVYMVTMSPQVCLFLLLGVYVMGLSGAMVHTGSIASLTFCADNLLNHFMCDILPLLELSCNSTYVNELVVFILVAIDIGMPIITIFISYALILSSILHIHSTEGRSKAFSTCSSHIIVVSLFFGSGAFMYLKPPSILPLDQEKVSSLFYTIVVPMLNPLIYSLRNKDVKVSLRKTLERKISS